A region of Candidatus Poribacteria bacterium DNA encodes the following proteins:
- a CDS encoding sigma-70 family RNA polymerase sigma factor produces MIPDDVYVHKTVEGDAEAFNELVNRHHSKIYGLAYRMLGNPEDAADATQETFLEAYKSIKAFRFQSQFGTWLYSIGINTCQQYIRKSQSHERKLTAYTRETEIDGAVSETDSPERAMVNTEQNEMVQGAINRLPQKQREVVILYYMQHLKYREIAEILKCSEGTVASRLNQALKNLKRKLSKYYLLEGGS; encoded by the coding sequence ATGATTCCTGATGATGTGTACGTACACAAAACCGTAGAAGGCGATGCCGAGGCGTTCAATGAGCTCGTCAATCGGCATCATTCAAAAATTTATGGGCTTGCCTACCGCATGCTCGGCAATCCCGAAGATGCCGCCGACGCGACGCAAGAAACGTTTTTAGAGGCATACAAATCAATTAAGGCGTTTCGATTTCAGTCGCAGTTCGGGACATGGCTCTATAGTATCGGCATCAATACGTGCCAGCAGTATATCCGTAAGTCGCAGTCGCACGAACGCAAACTTACCGCTTATACCAGAGAAACGGAAATAGATGGCGCGGTTTCTGAAACCGATTCACCTGAACGGGCGATGGTCAATACCGAGCAGAACGAAATGGTTCAAGGTGCCATCAATCGGTTACCGCAGAAACAGCGCGAGGTCGTCATACTATACTATATGCAACACCTCAAATACCGGGAGATCGCTGAGATATTGAAGTGTTCAGAAGGCACCGTGGCTTCACGGTTGAATCAGGCACTGAAGAATCTCAAGCGGAAGTTGAGTAAGTATTATCTCTTGGAAGGAGGGTCTTGA